The following are encoded in a window of Osmia bicornis bicornis chromosome 15, iOsmBic2.1, whole genome shotgun sequence genomic DNA:
- the LOC114876035 gene encoding fatty acyl-CoA reductase 1 codes for MNNVKSDRWQLEEKISNNGQIRQFYAGKRILLSGATGFFGTSILEKLLRTCLEIDKIYVLIRPKKNMSIKQRMKNYFENTAFDTLRKVNPNFMSKVEPIYSDLIKDDLAISPEDRRYLKQNVDIIIHNAAEVSFSATVASTLRINVFGTKYMLDLAAECFHLKAFLYVSTAYSNCYTKDIEEKFYPPPADLKMIEDMIRSDEEAKYGMTDIAVRQMIGKWPNVYTFSKSMAESLIQNFSHTSVICAIFRPSIVVGSYEEPVPGWVGNQNGPAIMFIAMSMGLVHTARVLENCIMDVVPVDLAVNGLLASVWDLCVRKQSKGPQVYNYGSSFWKPVHLLGYRKLYHEIIEEYPLNNTIWFPFIVITENLYVFFVLHFLLHVIPAALNDFFSLLLGKGAKGLKLVVKFTKYITTLDHFTNFNWVVEVENTQNILIYMNSTDYKEFPFDLGRLDWNKCSRHYFLGIKRNLLNEPLDQISAARKRFQRLKILHYTVSIIFLLSVVFITYKIICNAFSCQ; via the exons ATGAATAATGTGAAGAGCGATCGATGGCAACTGGAAGAGAAGATCAGCAACAACGGTCAAATACGACAATTCTATGCTGGAAAAAGAATTCTACTGAGCGGGGCTACCGGTTTCTTTGGCACCTCCATCTTAGAAAAACTTCTACGCACTTGCTTGGAAATAGATAAGATTTACGTGCTAATTAGACCTAAGAAAAATATGAGCATCAAAcaacgaatgaaaaattacttTGAAAATACC GCATTCGACACGTTACGTAAAGTAAATCCTAATTTCATGTCAAAAGTGGAGCCAATCTATAGTGATTTAATAAAAGACGACTTGGCCATTTCACCAGAAGATCGCCGATATCTAAAACAGAACGTCGACATAATAATTCATAACGCGGCAGAAGTTTCCTTTTCTGCAACAGTGGCCTCCACCTTGAGGATAAACGTTTTTGGTACCAAATACATGCTGGACTTAGCGGCAGAATGTTTTCACTTGAAGGCGTTCTTATACGTTTCGACTGCCTACTCTAATTGTTACACCAAAGACatcgaagaaaaattttacCCACCTCCGGCCGACCTGAAAATGATCGAGGACATGATACGATCTGACGAAGAAGCTAAATACGGAATGACCGATATAGCAGTGCGTCAGATGATAGGAAAATGGCCTAACGTGTACACCTTTAGCAAATCCATGGCCGAAAGTCTCATTCAGAATTTCTCACACACATCGGTTATCTGCGCTATCTTTAGACCTTCGATAG tTGTGGGATCGTATGAGGAGCCAGTACCAGGATGGGTTGGAAATCAAAATGGACCTGCAATAATGTTCATTGCAATGAGCATGGGTTTAGTACACACTGCACGCGTCCTAGAGAATTGTATCATGGATGTCGTTCCAGTTGACTTGGCGGTTAACGGTCTTTTGGCATCCGTCTGGGATTTGTGTGTCCGCAA GCAGTCGAAAGGACCACAAGTGTACAATTATGGTTCGTCTTTCTGGAAACCTGTTCATCTGTTAGGATACAGAAAATTATACCACGAGATAATCGAGGAATATCCATTGAATAATACAATTTGGTTTCcatttattgttattactgAAAATTTATATGTTTTCTTCGTGCTTCACTTCCTCCTTCACGTTATTCCCGCTGCATTGAATGATTTCTTTTCCCTGCTTTTGGGAAAGGGAGCcaa aGGTTTAAAACTAGTGGTAaagtttacaaaatatatCACGACCCTAGATCATTTTACTAATTTCAACTGGGTTGTGGAAGTGGAAAACACtcaaaatattcttatttataTGAATAGTACTGATTACAAAGAATTTCCTTTCGACCTGGGAAGACTGGACTGGAATAAATGTAGCAGGCACTATTTTCTTGGTATAAAAAGGAATTTACTAAACGAACCGTTAGACCAGATTTCAGCTGCCAGGAAAAGATTCCAAAGATT
- the LOC114876012 gene encoding LOW QUALITY PROTEIN: zinc finger protein 420-like (The sequence of the model RefSeq protein was modified relative to this genomic sequence to represent the inferred CDS: deleted 1 base in 1 codon), whose translation MRIVCAAKNCKYSSDNEDSRQIMFINFPNDASSKIWAQHCGRTDLLLKSNEELHLNYYICSHHIEDHYYISKIDPVIIDERAVPTLFGSDFGTEKDARNVFYTNEETEVAEVTDSAVLSYCDMNVEVDQYHGISIRFSNLCRICGEPSADGIEIFATKGIELKLKEKINLHLPVTIDVADVMPQKLCFNCCNKLDIAHSLIITSLRTDMKLKKLLNINEELNYDNRYNKIVQQCSLEIAEEICANEETRTTLIQLSSNNMGNSSVNKEITGKLNHLEQIHTVNNIEDKMQSELNSFIESQNKRNKEDECRNKTMQHYPNNDVINFNKISCIRCKNSFKSLEMFENHKIFCYVKESTVKKQKEINSNINSRDSNSVEINLQCISKKKSCNTCHKNFANEKRFIEHKLSYCRFFENEQYKLSNKRNGNEEQYGTDKDTCDTINIPLIETNKKCGHCDRIFNTKKELLSHITQCHNSRLLFKCTICERSYEKWSSLDVHEATHRIDKPYLCDLCGKSFKHSNNLRGHKRTHLDDSKKKRHICEICGNAFRSRFHLGEHMNQHNGNKPYPCDKCGKAFYKRIQLRQHTLSHGLNKHVCPICGTAFNRKGNMNTHLKRHNNGNGMYTCSVCTYRCKTMSELKLHRKMHTEQDIIDSIRKKSIDKTIWECKCCNRIFSTRTVLLNHERTHKKEKMNMECNVCGKKLSSKNSLIYHKRSVHSTERPHICQYCGESFLSKEARLIHERIHTGERPYVCKLCNMEYKCSSNLNQHMKIHSGAKPYKCKHCDKCFTRKGALSVHERVHTGEKPFSCDTCGRTFSQKNDMFKHTKTHQSKSLHCEQCNETFTRKKDILKHVTLHEQNNSMIEEYVEVQQQVESYNIDIPCSQFE comes from the exons ATGAGAATAGTTTGTGCCgcaaaaaattgtaaatactCTTCAGATAATGAAGACTCGAGGCAAATcatgtttattaattttccaaatgaTGCTTC ATCAAAAATATGGGCACAACACTGTGGTAGAACAGaccttttattaaaatcaaacGAAGAACtgcatttaaattattatatatgttCTCATCACATAGAAGATCATTATTATATAAGCAAAATAGATCCTGTTATAATAGATGAGCGTGCAGTTCCTACATTATTTGGATCAGACTTTGGAACAGAGAAGGATGCAAGAAATGTTTTTTATACCAATGAAGAAACAGAAGTAGCAGAAGTAACAGACAGTGCGGTATTATCATATTGTGATATGAATGTCGAAGTAGATCAGTATCATGGTATTAGTAttagattttcaaatttatgtaGAATATGCGGAGAACCATCTGCGGATGGCATAGAAATATTTGCAACGAAAGgaatagaattaaaattaaaagaaaaaataaacttACATCTACCGGTAACTATAGATGTGGCAGATGTAATGCCACAAAAATTATGTTTCAACTGTTGTAACAAATTGGACATAGCACATTCCCTTATTATAACTTCTTTACGAACAGATATGAAACTGAAGAAATTGCTAAATATTAACGAAGAA TTAAATTATGACAATAGGTATAACAAAATAGTTCAACAATGTTCATTAGAGATTGCCGAAGAGATATGTGCTAACGAAGAGACTCGAACAACATTGATACAATTGTCTTCTAATAATATGGGAAATAGTTctgtaaataaagaaattactGGAAAATTAAATCATTTAGAACAAATTCACACTGTAAATAACATAGAAGACAAAATGCAATCTGAATTAAATAGCTTTATTGAATCACAGAATAAAAGGAATAAAGAAGATGAATGTAGAAATAAAACCATGCAACATTATCCGAACAATGAtgtaatcaattttaataaaatttcatgtatTCGCTGCAAAAATTCGTTTAAAAGTCTAGAAATGTTcgaaaatcataaaatattctgttatGTAAAAGAAAGTACagtaaaaaaacaaaaagagatTAATAGTAATATAAATAGTAGAGATTCTAATAGTGTAGAAATAAACTTACAatgtatttcaaaaaaaaaaagttgcaATACATGCCACAAGAATTTTGCGAATGAAAAACGTTTCATTGAACATAAGCTTTCATATTGtagattttttgaaaatgaacaaTATAAACTGTCTAATAAACGAAATGGAAATGAAGAACAATATGGTACTGATAAAGATACGTGTGATACTATTAATATTCCACTGatcgaaactaataaaaagTGTGGACATTGTGacagaatttttaatacaaaaaaggAACTGCTGAGTCATATTACGCAATGTCATAATAGTCGATTGTTGTTTAAGTGTACTATATGTGAGAGGAGTTATGAAAAATGGTCAAGTTTAGATGTACACGAAGCTACTCATAGAATAGATAAACCTTACCTATGTGATTTATGTGGTAAAAGTTTTAAACATTCAAACAATTTAAGGGGTCACAAGAGAACTCATTTAGACGactcg aaaaaaaaacgacaCATTTGTGAGATTTGTGGAAACGCATTCAGATCTAG ATTTCATTTGGGCGAACACATGAATCAGCATAATGGAAATAAACCTTACCCTTGCGACAAATGTGGAAAAGcattttataaaagaataCAATTAAGACAACATACTTTGTCTCATGGTTTGAATAAACACGTTTGTCCGATATGTGGTACAGCGTTTAATCGTAAAGGGAATATGAATACACATCTTAAACGGCATAACAATGGAAATGGCATGTACACGTGTAGT GTTTGTACATACAGATGTAAAACGATGAGcgaattaaaattacataGAAAAATGCACACGGAACAGGACATTATAGATAGTATACGGAAAAAGTCTATTGATAAGACTATATGGGAATGTAAATGTTGCAATCGGATATTTTCTACACGAACAGTCCTATTAAATCACGAGCGTACtcataaaaaagagaaaatgaatATGGAATGCAATGTTTGTGGGAAGAAATTATCGAGCAAAAATTCTTTGATCTATCACAAGAGGTCTGTGCATTCTACGGAGAGACCACATATCTGTCAGTATTGCGGAGAATCGTTTCTTTCCAAAGAAGCACGTCTTATACACGAAAGAATACACACTGGAGAACGTCCTTACGTATGCAAACTGTGCAATATGGAATACAAATGTTCCAGCAATCTTAATCAGCACATGAAAATCCATTCTGGCGCTAAACCTTACAAATGTAAACACTGTGACAAGTGTTTTACTCGGAAGGGTGCATTAAGCGTGCACGAAAGAGTTCATACCGGTGAGAAACCGTTTTCCTGCGACACGTGTGGCAGAACGTTTTCACAGAAGAATGACATGTTTAAACACACCAAAACACATCAGTCGAAATCACTGCATTGTGAACAATGTAACGAAACGTttacaagaaaaaaagatatctTGAAGCATGTTACGCTACACGAGCAGAATAATTCTATGATTGAAGAATATGTGGAAGTCCAACAGCAAGTGGAATCTTATAATATAGATATACCTTGTTCTcagtttgaataa